The nucleotide window ACCCCTCGATCTTTTTCCACAGACGACACATGTTGAATGTATTGTGAAAATGTCCTTTATTGATGCCCCTCTTCCTTCAGCATCTCCTGAAGTTCTCCGCGTTCATACATTTCAGTAACAATGTCGCAGCCGCCGATGAAATTTCCATGAATAAAAATCTGAGGAACGGTTGGCCACTGGGTGTAATCCTCCAAGGCTTCCCAAAGTGCGTCATCGGCCAGGACATTCACTCCTACGAGATTTTTCACTCCGGCTGCTTTCAAAACTTCACAAGCCTTTGCAGAAAATCCACATTGGGGTTCTTCTGGAGTTCCTTTCATAAATATAAGAACAGGATTTGATTTTATTTTTTCGTCTATTTTTTGATGAAGGGGATGAGACATAAATACTCCTTTAAATTACTTTCGTTTACCTT belongs to Chlamydiota bacterium and includes:
- the grxD gene encoding Grx4 family monothiol glutaredoxin; the encoded protein is MSHPLHQKIDEKIKSNPVLIFMKGTPEEPQCGFSAKACEVLKAAGVKNLVGVNVLADDALWEALEDYTQWPTVPQIFIHGNFIGGCDIVTEMYERGELQEMLKEEGHQ